In Chanodichthys erythropterus isolate Z2021 chromosome 11, ASM2448905v1, whole genome shotgun sequence, a single window of DNA contains:
- the LOC137030790 gene encoding uncharacterized protein has protein sequence MRETFQYRRKMIQDPRRSTDVLTEFPRFLDIKGLIEQDFVLMFGEKTSAKFLERWPTTFMQKVIQQSKGLHFSQGLQDLIDAAESAVKEDQTDDAGWDSDLASVLLLLHLIPPSPQGRKRPGKMSAHQAERNLIVFKKAGTNIQEHLNAIDECTQPYLLAMGTNKNNIHVYYIILDKQAIPCKSVSGLGAFDELFKAHFVFGASYSKVLHNMYTFVQTTIFQIDIGKVKESPRVAELRARFVH, from the exons ATGAGGGAGACATTTCAGTATCGTCGCAAGATGATTCAAGACCCAAGGAGATCCACTGATGTGCTGACTGAATTTCCCCGTTTCTTGGACATTAAAGGCCTG ATTGAGCAGGATTTTGTTTTGATGTTTGGTGAGAAGACATCTGCCAAGTTCTTGGAAAGGTGGCCAACTACATTTATGCAGAAGGTCATTCAACAAAGCAAAGGTCTTCACTTCTCCCAAGGCCTTCAGGACCTAATTGATGCTGCAGAATCAGCGGTGAAAGAGGATCAAACGGATGATGCAG GGTGGGACAGTGATCTTGCTTCAGTTCTCCTTTTACTTCATTTGATTCCCCCATCACCGCAAGGCCGCAAGAGACCTGGAAAGATGTCCGCACATCAAGCTGAGAGAAACCTCATCGTCTTCAAAAAG GCAGGTACTAACATCCAAGAACATCTCAATGCCATCGACGAGTGCACACAGCCATACCTGCTAGCCATGGGGACAAATAAGAACAACATTCATGTGTACTATATCATTCTCGACAAGCAAGCCATACCATGCAAGTCAGTGAGTGGTCTGGGTGCCTTTGATGAACTGTTCAAAGCCCACTTTGTGTTTGGTGCATCTTACAGCAAAGTGCTGCACAACATGTACACATTCGTACAAACAACTATTTTTCAGATTGACATTGGCAAAGTCAAAGAGAGTCCAAGAGTTGCTGAGCTCAGAGCTAGATTTGTGCATTAG